GATGAAGAAGAACTAAAAGATATTTTGTGGTTGTGTAACCGTTTTAAAACCGACAATATTTATTTTGATATAATCACATCCGATATTCAGCGCTTGCATGGAATACTACATGGTATATTATCAGACAACAACATTGCATTAGATGAAATTAAAGCCCTTGGCCGGTGGCTAGAAGAAAATGAACATCTTGTAAAAACCTATCCCTATGATGAAATATATAGTTTGATTATATCCGTATTATCAGATAATGTTCTAAGCGATGACGAGAAGAAGTTCCTCAAGTTATTTTTTAGTGAGTTTGTTGATATCAACAACTGTCCTACCAACATTGATCTAAAAGAGATTTTACAGCTTAAACAGAATATCACAATCAATGGAATCTGCTCTGTATGTCCTGAAATAACCATCGTAAATAACGTTTTTTGCTTCACTGGTATATCTTCAAAAACAACAAGAAATACAATAGCTGATACTATAGAATCCCTTGGTGGTTTATACAAAAACAGCGTAACCAAAAAAACCAATTATCTAATTGTCGGAAATGAGGGCAATCCCTGTTGGTCTTTCTCCTGCTATGGCCGGAAAGTTGAAGCAGCAGTCAACCTTAGAAAAGAAGGACATCAGATCTTAATCGTCCATGAAAATGACTTTTGGGATGTACTGGATAGTTTAATATAAACTATCCAGTAGGTATTTTGTAATAAAAGGTTGGAGGCTTTTGTATTACACCCGATAGCAAAGTAAATACTCATATAGCGCGTTTACTTATTAGTTCTTCTAATACATAGCCATATACCATCTTACCATTATATAAATATCCAATATTCCTGATGAGAGTATTATAATCATTAATTGAGCAATTCTTATACAATATATTTATACGCCATACAAATATAATAGAATTGTACTGCCAAAAAAAAGACTTTAAAATCTTAACCGCTTGTTCCATAGTAATGCCAAATATTTTTTTCGAATAAAGATTGGCATTTGAATATCCCCAGAAAGCAAGAATTACTCCAATGCCAATCTGGCATTTCCCCACAGTATAGTTATTAATTGGAACATTAAATAAAACAGCCAACAACAGTCTAAAAGAAGCCACTATATACTCAACAACACGATAAAATACAGGTCTGTATGTAGTTTCAATTAAATATATACCATAAACTATATCAAAAGGGATCTTGTAATCTTTTGATAAAAAGTAAAGTCTATTTGCATCTTTTGAGCTTTTTTCAACTCTTCTTAATATTTTTTTAATATCCTTAATCATTTCATTTTTTCTAGAATTATATCAATATAT
The window above is part of the Methanofastidiosum sp. genome. Proteins encoded here:
- a CDS encoding NAD-dependent DNA ligase, producing MGTYEDNYDSLDYRKFTLARSEFDKAIHTLDGILKGISIDGNINQQEIMELNFWCSKYSHYKYTHPFNELIPLISKSIEDHLLDEEELKDILWLCNRFKTDNIYFDIITSDIQRLHGILHGILSDNNIALDEIKALGRWLEENEHLVKTYPYDEIYSLIISVLSDNVLSDDEKKFLKLFFSEFVDINNCPTNIDLKEILQLKQNITINGICSVCPEITIVNNVFCFTGISSKTTRNTIADTIESLGGLYKNSVTKKTNYLIVGNEGNPCWSFSCYGRKVEAAVNLRKEGHQILIVHENDFWDVLDSLI